The genome window TGGGCGTGTCGCTGACGCGCACGGAGACGGAGCCGACGGAAGACTTGCCGCTGTGGACCTTGATACGCAACAGCACCGAAGCGATGTCGTTTACGAATTACCTGCATTTCATGGACAGCCTGTTTTGCGGCGATCTGGCCAATGTACGCGGCTTCAAACAGGAACGCTTCGTCAAGAAGGCCGACATGTTCCAGCAGCTCAAGCAGCGCCGCGCGCTGCCGTTTTCCGATTCCGATTCCTACCGCGTGCTGAAAGTGGCGACGGAAGCGTTCGTGATGGTCAATTGCGGCGTGCTGAACCAGCCGCTGGCCTTCAATCCGGCCGAGGACAACGCCTACCTGGACCGGCGCGACATCCCTCAGGGGCGCGACCTGGAAACCGTGCTGCGCAACGATTACCTGGAAAATATCGACGGCTTCCAGACCTTGCCCTACCTGGCCGTGATCCGCCGCAAGCTGCCCGACATCCCCATCAGCATCCCGCGCGGCCAGGAGGGCGAGGTGGACCTGTGCTTTGGCATCATCCAGGAAAAGCTGGCTAATCCTTGCCTGCTGGAACTGATCTGGTCGTACTGGCATGAAGAAGGCATGCTGGTGCAAACCATGAATGCCATCACGCAGCGCTTCCAGAACCTGCGCGCGCCCGGCGCCGGCCTCGATCCCCTGTCGAACACGGAAATCGACATGCTGCGTCCGCTGAACAACTTGCTGTGGGGATACACACAAGATGAGCAGCACCGGCTGACCGTGGTGCGCCGCAATTACGAGTACGACCACCATTACGGCGTGCGTCTCGATGGCAAGGCGGTACAGCACTTCCGGCCAGCCGACAGCCGCTCGAAATTCCTCGAAGCGTTCCACCATTTGCTGCGCCTGCTCACCTCGTTCTACAAGCAGGACGACGACACCACCGTCAAGGCGGACGCCTTCCCCGTGCTGAATGCCTTGAAGGAAATCCACCTGATCCTGTCGCAGGGCGCGCACAACCAGTTTGGCGACTTGCCGTCGACGGCGCGCATCGAAATGCTGATGCAGCAATGGATGCTGGCGCGCCCCGAGTTCCGCGAATTTTTGCCCACGCGCGTGATGGTGGCGTATCCGGAACCGTGGATGGACCGGGTCGATGCCATGAAGAAACTGCAGGGCTGGACGGATACGAGCGTGATGCATTTCCGTAACCTGGCCATCTTTGGCGAGCAATTGCTGCTCTCCGTGCGCTACGGCAACTGGAGCGACATCTATGAGCCCACCCAGGCCTTCAACTGGGCCCGTTTCTGGCGCCCGCAAGTGCAAGGCTACATCCACGGCTACCGCGCCGCCACGGGGGTGGATTTGTCCGTCGACAGCAGCGACCCGGCGATCGAATCGACGATGCCCTCGGTGCTGTTGCGCCAGCGCCTGAGCCAGCAGCTGCGCAGCGTCTAGGGCGGGAGCGGGGCGCGTGCATGTTCGACTTTACCAGTGCCCTGTACCTGGGCATGCGCCATCCGGCGGCCCAGCTGGCGCCATGGAGCAGCCTGACCCTGGGCCAGCCGGCGGCGCTGCGCGAGCCGCCGGGCGCGCCAGCGCTGGCAGCGGACCTGGCGGCGCTGCAAGGCTGCGAAGCGGCCTGCGTGCTGCCGTCGACCCTGCATTTGTTCTGGGACCTGTTCGGCATGCTGGCTGCCGAGCGGCTGGTGATCCTCGTCGATGGCGGCAGCTACGCCATCGCGCGCTGGGGCGCCGAGCACGCGCAGGCGCTGGGCTTGCCGCAGCAAGTGTTTCCCAGCGGCGAGATGGCGGCGCTGCGGCGCCTGGTGGCGGCCTGGGGCAGGCAGGGGCGGCGTCCCTTGATACTGGCCGACGGCTATGTGCCGGGCAGCGAGCAGGTCTTGCCGCTGGCCGGCTATGCGGCCCTGGCGCGCCAGGGGGGCGGTTATCTGCTGCTGGACGACACGCAGGTGCTGGGCGTGATGGGCGCCTCCGGTGGCGGCTCGGCACGGCTGCACGGCTTGCAGGGCGCTCACGACAAGGCGGGCGGTCATTTGATCGTCGGCGCCTCGCTGGCCAAGGGTTTCGGCGTGCCGCTGGCCGTGCTGGCGGGCAGCGGCGCCCTGCTGCGGCGCTTCGAAGCGCACAGCCAGACGCGCGTGCATGCCAGTCCGCCTTCGGCCGCCGTGCTGGCGGCGGCGCGGCGCGCGCTGGCGCTCAATGCGCAGCATGGCGACACCCTGCGCGCCAGGCTGGCGGACCGGGTGGCGCAATGGAGGGCGGGGATGGCGGCCGCCGGCATCGCTTGTCGGGGCGGCAGCTTCCCCGTGCAGCGCCTGCCAGGGCGCGCCCATTTGCAGCCGGCCTTGCGCGCAGCGGGCGTGCTGGCGCTGGCGCAAGCGGGGGAGGGTCCCGGCGCGCTGACTTTTCTGCTGCGGGCCGACCAGACGCCCGGGCAACTGGAGCAGGCGATGGATTTGCTTGAACATCACATCAGGAGGCGATATGAACGAAGCGTTTGAAATGCTGCCCTTTACGGGGCAAGCGGGAGCGGCAGCTGAATACGAGCAGGAGTGGGCGCAGGAGGGGGAATCCGAGTCCGAATGGGAAGGCGAGCGCTGGCGCCCCGGCAGCGGGCGCTATGGCGGCGGCGCCGTGCGCGCGCGGCCACCGCTGCGCGGCCCGCGCCGCCCCATGCCGCCACGCTACCAGGCGAATCCGGCGCGTCGGTTCCCGCGCCCCGCGCCGCCGCCCTTGCCCTACCTGCCGCCGCGTTACCGGGGCTGGGGCGGCTATCCGGCCATCTATCCGACGATTTATCCGGCGCCCTATCCTGTGGCCGAGCCCGCGTTTGGCGACCAGCAGCAGCCGGATGCGGATCAGGGCCAGGACCAGGGACCAGACCAGGCGCAGGACGATGGCCAGATGCAGGGTGAAATCCCGCCAACCCTGGCCGGCACCATGGGCCGGGTGCCGGAAGCGGCCGCCCTCAATTACCTGGCGCTGGGCACGCTCGCCAATGCCTTGCG of Janthinobacterium sp. PAMC25594 contains these proteins:
- a CDS encoding aminotransferase class I/II-fold pyridoxal phosphate-dependent enzyme — translated: MFDFTSALYLGMRHPAAQLAPWSSLTLGQPAALREPPGAPALAADLAALQGCEAACVLPSTLHLFWDLFGMLAAERLVILVDGGSYAIARWGAEHAQALGLPQQVFPSGEMAALRRLVAAWGRQGRRPLILADGYVPGSEQVLPLAGYAALARQGGGYLLLDDTQVLGVMGASGGGSARLHGLQGAHDKAGGHLIVGASLAKGFGVPLAVLAGSGALLRRFEAHSQTRVHASPPSAAVLAAARRALALNAQHGDTLRARLADRVAQWRAGMAAAGIACRGGSFPVQRLPGRAHLQPALRAAGVLALAQAGEGPGALTFLLRADQTPGQLEQAMDLLEHHIRRRYERSV